Proteins encoded within one genomic window of Humulus lupulus chromosome 1, drHumLupu1.1, whole genome shotgun sequence:
- the LOC133784781 gene encoding phospholipid--sterol O-acyltransferase, producing the protein MRGATILFVFVALVAAAAAGGGGEFDGDYSKLSGIIIPGFASTQLRAWSILDCPFSPLDFNPLDLVWLDTTKLLSAVNCWLKCMMLDPYNQTDHPDCKSRPDSGLSAITELDPGYITGPLSSVWKEWIKWCIEFGIEANAIIAVPYDWRLSPAMLEERDLYFHKLKLTFETALKLRGGPSLVFAHSLGNNVFQYFLEWLKLEIAPKHYNQWLDEHIHAYFAVGAPLLGATETVKAALSGLTFGLPISEGTARLLFNSFGSSLWMMPFSKYCRAENVYSKHFSWGGSRRSHQTYFCDEKESRLNFSGWPTNIINIEIPSTHGFDAYPSITEITEANLTSMECGLPTQLSFSAREMSDGTFFKAIEDYDPDSKRLLYQLQKLYHGDPVLNPLTPWERPPIKNVFCIYGIDLRTEVGYYFAPSGKPYPDNWIITDVIYEIEGFLTSRSGNAVEGNPGATSGDDTVPYHSLSWCKNWLGPKVNITRTPQSEHDGSDVHVELNVEHIHDVDIVPNTTKFPRAKYVTYYEDSESIPGKRTAVWELDKASHRNIVRSPILMRELWLQMWHDVHPNATAKFVTKAKRGPLRDEDCYWDYGKARCAWAEYCEYRYNFGDVHLGQSCRLKNCSAKMLLDYL; encoded by the exons ATGCGAGGAGCTACTATTCTATTCGTCTTCGTCGCCCTGGtcgccgccgccgccgccggAGGAGGAGGAGAGTTTGACGGCGACTACTCCAAGCTCTCGGGGATCATAATTCCCGGCTTCGCCTCTACGCAGCTTCGTGCCTGGTCAATTCTAGACTGCCCTTTCTCTCCTCTCGATTTCAACCCCCTCGATTTGGTTTGGCTCGACACCACCAAA CTTCTTTCTGCAGTCAATTGTTGGCTCAAGTGCATGATGCTAGACCCTTACAACCAAACAGATCACCCTGACTGCAAGTCACGGCCTGATAGCGGTCTTTCAGCAATCACAGAGCTTGATCCTGGCTATATAACAG GCCCTCTATCATCGGTATGGAAAGAATGGATTAAGTGGTGCATTGAGTTTGGTATCGAGGCTAATGCAATAATTGCTGTTCCATATGACTGGAGATTGTCACCAGCAATGCTTGAGGAGCGGGACCTTTACTTTCATAAGTTAAA ATTGACATTTGAAACTGCATTAAAACTTCGTGGAGGCCCCTCTTTAGTATTTGCTCATTCATTAGGTAATAACGTATTCCAGTACTTCTTAGAATGGTTAAAGCTGGAAATTGCACCAAAACATTACAATCAATGGCTGGACGAACACATTCATGCCTATTTCGCAGTTG GAGCTCCTCTTCTTGGTGCAACTGAGACAGTGAAAGCAGCTCTATCTGGATTGACATTTGGTCTTCCTATTTCTGAG GGGACCGCTCGCCTGTTGTTCAATTCATTTGGTTCTTCTCTATGGATGATGCCATTTTCAAAGTATTGTAGGGCGGAGAATGTATACTCAAAGCATTTCTCTTGGGGAGGGAGCAGAAGAAGTCATCAGACATACTTTTGTGATGAGAAGGAATCTAGGTTAAATTTCTCAGGGTGGCCAACAAACATAATAAATATTGAAATTCCTTCAACCCATG GATTTGACGCCTATCCATCAATTACTGAAATAACTGAGGCTAATTTGACTAGCATGGAATGCGGACTTCCAACTCAGTTATCCTTTTCTGCTCGGGAAATGTCAGATGGGACCTTTTTCAAAGCAATAGAGGATTATGATCCGGACAGTAAGAGGCTGTTGTATCAATTACAGAA GTTATATCACGGTGATCCAGTTTTAAATCCACTCACACCATGGGAGAGACCACCTATTAAAAATGTCTTCTGTATCTACGGAATAGATTTGAGGACTGAG GTTGGATACTATTTTGCACCTAGTGGGAAGCCTTACCCTGATAATTGGATCATCACAGATGTGATTTATGAAATTGAAGGATTTCTGACCTCAAG GTCAGGGAATGCCGTGGAAGGAAATCCAGGAGCTACGAGTGGGGATGATACA GTACCATACCATTCTCTTTCCTGGTGCAAGAATTGGCTTGGACCTAAAGTAAATATAACAAGGACACCTCAG TCGGAGCATGATGGGTCTGATGTACATGTGGAATTGAATGTAGAACATATTCATGATGTTGACATTGTTCCCAATACGACCAAGTTCCCTAGGGCCAAGTATGTTACGTATTATGAAGATTCTGAAAGTATTCCAGGTAAGAGGACAGCGGTATGGGAGCTTGATAAAG CAAGTCATAGGAACATTGTCAGATCTCCAATTCTAATGCGGGAGTTGTGGCTTCAGATGTGGCACGATGTCCATCCAAACGCAACTGCTAAATTTGTTACCAAAG CCAAACGTGGACCGTTGAGGGATGAGGACTGTTACTGGGATTATGGAAAAGCTCGCTGTGCATGGGCTGAGTACTGTGAATACag ATACAATTTTGGGGATGTACATTTAGGACAAAGCTGTAGGTTGAAGAATTGTTCAGCAAAAATGCTCTTGGATTACTTGTAG
- the LOC133784791 gene encoding rho GDP-dissociation inhibitor 1-like, which yields MEGGKGGAEAGPSSGSSSAHGVGNGEGENHKEMSEKPSGVSELGPELEEEDEDRDVGVDGTKSDESGFVPGPLLSLKEQIEKDKDDYSLRRWKEKLLGSLESDLSGQREPEVKFHSIGIISDDFGEIITSLPVNENERNNVLFTLKEGSHYRLKLTFSVLHNIVSGLIYSNTVWKGGIKVDQSKGMLGTFAPHREPYVHTLEEETTPSGVLARGSYSAKLKFEDDDKRCHMELKYTFEIKKRS from the exons ATGGAAGGTGGGAAGGGAGGAGCGGAAGCGGGGCCATCATCGGGGAGCTCTTCAGCTCATGGTGTTGGAAATGGAGAAGGAGAAAATCACAAGGAAATGAGCGAAAAACCAAGTGGGGTTTCTGAGCTTGGACCAGAactagaagaagaagatgaagatcgTGATGTTGGTGTTGATGGAACCAAGAGCGATGAGAGTGGGTTTGTTCCTGGGCCTCTGCTTTCTCTCAAGGAGCAGATTGAGAAAGACAAG GATGATTATAGCTTAAGGAGGTGGAAAGAAAAGTTGCTTGGTTCTTTGGAAAGTGATCTGAGTG GCCAAAGGGAACCTGAAGTCAAATTCCATTCCATTGGAATCATCTCTGATGACTTTGGGGAGATTATCACTTCCTTACCTGttaatgaaaatgaaagaaacaATGTCCTTTTCACACTCAAAGAGGGATCTCATTATCGGCTCAAGCTAACATTCAGTGTGTTACACAACATCGTTTCCGGTCTCATCTACTCCAACACTGTCTGGAAAGGAGGAATCAAAG TTGACCAAAGCAAGGGAATGTTGGGTACTTTTGCTCCTCATAGAGAGCCTTATGTGCATACATTGGAGGAAGAGACTACTCCATCAGGGGTGCTTGCAAGAGGATCATACTCTGCAAAACTTAAG TTTGAAGATGATGATAAAAGATGTCATATGGAACTCAAGTATACATTTGAGATCAAAAAGCGGTCTTAG